One genomic region from Ralstonia pickettii DTP0602 encodes:
- a CDS encoding membrane protein (K07058: K07058; membrane protein), protein MTDKTEHPSSPSAGSGTPQPRPNRPSWLPDRHTGTRTLRVFTAAVSSWFDHRAASKGAALSFYMLFSLAPILVLVISIAGLFFGAEAARGEIFAQIQGLVGEQGAAAIQEILAATHRAGGSGVAALIAMGILIVGATSAFVELKSSLDDIWHVPVPKTAGWRQLLRARVLSFSVVLVLAFMLLVSLIVNAALAVVERIWGQLWTQSWFAPVADVISTAFSFVVVTTLFAVIFKMLPNARIAWRDVTMGAVITALLFAMGKRLIGLYLGNSAVASSYGAAGSVVALMLWVYYSAQIFFFGAELTRQYALQFGSLRGKPAEKLAE, encoded by the coding sequence GTGACCGACAAGACCGAGCACCCGTCCTCTCCTTCCGCCGGCAGCGGGACCCCGCAGCCCCGGCCCAACCGCCCGTCCTGGCTGCCGGACCGCCATACCGGCACGCGCACGCTGCGCGTGTTCACCGCGGCCGTCAGTTCATGGTTCGACCATCGCGCTGCCAGCAAGGGCGCGGCGCTCTCGTTCTACATGCTGTTCTCGCTGGCGCCCATCCTGGTGCTGGTGATTTCCATCGCTGGCCTGTTCTTCGGCGCAGAAGCGGCGCGCGGCGAGATCTTCGCGCAGATCCAGGGCCTGGTGGGCGAGCAGGGCGCCGCGGCGATCCAGGAGATCCTGGCGGCCACGCACCGCGCCGGTGGCAGCGGCGTGGCCGCACTGATCGCGATGGGCATCCTGATCGTCGGCGCCACCAGCGCCTTTGTGGAGCTCAAGAGCAGCCTGGACGACATCTGGCACGTGCCGGTGCCCAAGACGGCCGGCTGGCGCCAACTGCTGCGCGCACGGGTGCTGTCGTTCAGCGTGGTGCTGGTGCTGGCCTTCATGCTGCTGGTGTCGCTGATCGTCAATGCGGCGCTGGCCGTGGTCGAGCGCATCTGGGGCCAGCTGTGGACCCAGTCGTGGTTTGCGCCGGTCGCGGACGTGATCTCGACCGCCTTTTCCTTTGTCGTGGTGACGACGCTGTTCGCGGTGATTTTCAAGATGCTGCCCAACGCACGCATCGCCTGGCGCGACGTCACCATGGGCGCGGTCATCACCGCGTTGCTGTTTGCAATGGGCAAGCGGCTGATCGGCCTCTACCTGGGCAACAGCGCCGTGGCCTCTTCATACGGGGCCGCGGGCTCGGTGGTGGCGCTGATGCTGTGGGTGTATTACTCGGCGCAGATCTTCTTCTTTGGCGCCGAGCTGACGCGCCAGTACGCGTTGCAGTTCGGCAGCCTGCGCGGCAAGCCGGCGGAAAAGCTGGCGGAGTGA
- a CDS encoding phosphogluconate dehydratase (K01690: edd; phosphogluconate dehydratase [EC:4.2.1.12]) yields MPRHPVLERVTARIVSRSAASRQAYLDRTRAMAGQKVERAQLSCTNLAHAVAAMPDTAKIRLKADERPNLAIVSAYNDMLSAHQPLAAYPQWIKEAALEAGGTAQFAGGTPAMCDGVTQGQDGMDLSLFSRDVIALAAAVALSHQMFDAALYLGVCDKIVPGLVMGALSFGHLPAVFVPGGPMTTGISNDEKARIRQLYAEGKIGRQELLEAETRSYHGPGTCTFYGTANSNQMLMEMMGLHLPGTAFVNPNTPLREALTREAARQALKLVHGGERYTPVADVLDERAFVNGIVGLLATGGSTNHTLHLIAMARVAGIVLSWDDFDELSAVVPLLARVYPNGKADVNQFQAAGGLPVVIRGLLALGLVHDDVTTIVGRGLQDYTREPVLRDGTLTWIDGPAAPLDDSIVSTADRPFAPDGGIKVLDGKLGRAVIKTSAVKAEHQVVQAPAIVFEHQDDVLHAFKRGELERDFVAVLPWQGPASCGMPELHKLTPTLTVLQDRGFHVALVTDGRMSGASGKVPAAIHVCPEALRGGAIGRVRTGDLVRVDAPAGVLEVLVPADEWQAREAARPDLSANRHGVGRDLFATFRCNVSTAESGACTLFSDEGGEGHEGDQARHGHAGARGRATHAA; encoded by the coding sequence GCCGCCTCGCGCCAGGCGTATCTCGACCGCACCCGCGCCATGGCTGGGCAGAAGGTCGAACGCGCGCAACTCTCTTGTACCAACCTTGCCCATGCGGTGGCCGCGATGCCGGACACCGCCAAGATCCGCCTGAAGGCCGACGAGCGGCCCAACCTGGCGATCGTCTCGGCCTATAACGACATGCTCTCGGCGCACCAGCCGCTGGCGGCCTACCCGCAATGGATCAAGGAAGCCGCGCTCGAAGCCGGCGGCACCGCGCAATTCGCGGGCGGCACGCCGGCGATGTGCGACGGCGTCACGCAGGGGCAGGACGGCATGGACCTGTCGCTGTTCTCGCGCGATGTGATCGCGCTGGCGGCGGCGGTGGCGTTGTCGCACCAGATGTTCGACGCCGCGCTGTACCTGGGCGTCTGCGACAAGATCGTGCCCGGGCTGGTGATGGGCGCGCTGTCGTTCGGCCACCTGCCGGCGGTGTTCGTGCCGGGCGGGCCGATGACCACCGGCATCAGCAACGACGAGAAGGCGCGCATCCGCCAGCTCTACGCGGAAGGCAAGATCGGCCGCCAGGAACTGCTCGAGGCCGAGACCCGCTCCTACCACGGCCCGGGCACCTGCACCTTCTACGGCACCGCCAATTCCAACCAGATGCTGATGGAAATGATGGGGCTGCACCTGCCGGGCACGGCCTTCGTCAACCCCAACACGCCGCTGCGCGAGGCGCTCACGCGCGAGGCCGCGCGCCAGGCGCTGAAGCTGGTGCATGGCGGCGAGCGCTACACGCCGGTGGCTGACGTGCTGGATGAGCGCGCCTTCGTCAACGGCATTGTCGGGCTGCTGGCTACCGGTGGCTCGACCAACCACACGCTGCACCTGATCGCGATGGCGCGCGTGGCCGGCATCGTGCTGAGCTGGGATGACTTCGACGAGCTGTCCGCCGTGGTGCCATTGCTGGCGCGCGTGTACCCGAACGGCAAGGCCGACGTGAACCAGTTCCAGGCGGCCGGCGGGCTGCCGGTGGTGATCCGCGGGCTGCTGGCGCTGGGCCTGGTGCACGACGACGTGACCACCATCGTCGGCCGCGGGCTGCAGGACTACACGCGCGAGCCGGTGCTGCGCGACGGCACGCTCACGTGGATCGACGGCCCGGCGGCGCCGCTCGACGACAGCATCGTGAGCACGGCCGACCGGCCCTTTGCGCCGGACGGCGGCATCAAGGTGCTGGACGGCAAGCTGGGCCGCGCGGTGATCAAGACCTCGGCGGTCAAGGCCGAACACCAGGTGGTGCAGGCGCCGGCGATCGTATTCGAGCACCAGGACGACGTGCTGCACGCGTTCAAGCGCGGCGAGCTGGAGCGCGATTTCGTTGCGGTGCTGCCGTGGCAGGGCCCGGCCTCGTGCGGCATGCCGGAGCTGCACAAGCTCACCCCGACGCTGACCGTGCTGCAGGACCGCGGCTTTCACGTGGCGCTGGTGACCGACGGGCGCATGTCGGGCGCGTCGGGCAAGGTGCCGGCGGCGATCCACGTCTGCCCCGAAGCGTTGCGCGGCGGCGCCATCGGACGCGTGCGCACCGGCGACCTGGTGCGCGTGGACGCGCCCGCGGGCGTGCTCGAGGTGTTGGTGCCCGCCGACGAGTGGCAGGCACGCGAAGCGGCTCGTCCCGATCTCAGCGCCAACCGGCACGGTGTGGGGCGCGACCTGTTTGCGACCTTCCGCTGCAATGTCAGCACCGCGGAGAGCGGGGCCTGCACGCTTTTTTCGGATGAAGGGGGTGAAGGCCACGAGGGCGACCAAGCCCGGCATGGCCACGCTGGCGCGCGCGGCCGCGCCACGCACGCGGCCTGA
- the prfC gene encoding peptide chain release factor 3 (stimulates the release of release factors 1 and 2 from the ribosome after hydrolysis of the ester bond in peptidyl-tRNA has occurred; GDP/GTP-binding protein~K02837: prfC; peptide chain release factor 3), with product MSSLVSEIARRRTFAIISHPDAGKTTLTEKLLWFGGAIQVAGEVRARKADRHATSDWMELEKQRGISVTSSVMQFPYRRETKDGNAQENIVNLLDTPGHEDFSEDTYRTLTAVDSAVMVIDSVNGVEAQTIKLLNVCRLRDTPILTFINKLDREGRSPIELLDEIEDVLQIQCAPMTWPIGMGKAFRGVYHLIDDKVQLFDPHGDKGTAAILDGLDNPELDRMLGSQAEELRIEIELVRGASHTFDKEAFLNGKQTPVYFGSAINNFGVQSLLDALCELSPPPLARQTESRVVEPQEPKFTGFVFKIQANMDPRHRDRIAFVRVCSGRFERGMKLLHVSAGKTVAINNAITFMAQDRNTTEEAYAGDIIGVPNHGTIRLGDVFTEGEPLKFTGIPSFAPEFFRRARLNNPLKVKQLQKGLQQLAEEGATQMFRPLASNDLVLGAVGILQFDVVAHRLEHEYGVDAIFESHECATARWLRGDSAEIEKLIAKAGHNVALDGAGDHVYLAPSMVNLRLTQERFPNLQFLETREIV from the coding sequence GTGAGCTCGCTCGTTTCTGAAATTGCGCGTCGTCGCACCTTTGCCATCATCTCCCACCCCGACGCGGGCAAGACGACCCTGACCGAAAAGCTGCTGTGGTTCGGCGGCGCCATCCAGGTCGCGGGCGAAGTGCGCGCGCGCAAGGCCGACCGCCACGCCACCTCCGACTGGATGGAACTGGAAAAGCAGCGCGGCATCTCGGTGACCTCGTCGGTGATGCAGTTCCCGTACCGTCGCGAGACCAAGGACGGCAACGCGCAGGAGAACATCGTCAACCTGCTCGACACCCCGGGCCACGAGGATTTCTCCGAAGACACCTACCGCACGCTGACCGCGGTCGACTCCGCGGTGATGGTGATCGACTCGGTCAACGGCGTGGAAGCGCAGACCATCAAGCTGCTCAACGTCTGCCGCCTGCGCGACACGCCTATCCTCACCTTTATCAACAAGCTCGACCGCGAGGGCCGCTCGCCGATCGAGCTGCTCGACGAAATCGAGGACGTGCTGCAGATCCAGTGCGCGCCGATGACCTGGCCGATCGGCATGGGCAAGGCCTTCCGCGGCGTGTACCACCTGATCGACGACAAGGTGCAGCTGTTCGACCCGCACGGCGACAAGGGCACGGCCGCGATCCTGGACGGCCTGGACAATCCCGAGCTCGACCGCATGCTGGGCAGCCAGGCAGAAGAGCTGCGCATCGAAATCGAGCTGGTGCGCGGCGCCTCGCACACGTTCGACAAGGAAGCGTTCCTCAACGGCAAGCAGACGCCGGTCTACTTCGGCTCGGCGATCAACAACTTCGGCGTGCAGTCGCTGCTCGACGCGCTGTGTGAGCTGTCGCCGCCGCCGCTGGCGCGCCAGACCGAATCGCGCGTGGTCGAGCCGCAGGAGCCCAAGTTCACCGGCTTCGTGTTCAAGATCCAGGCCAATATGGACCCGCGCCACCGCGACCGCATCGCCTTCGTGCGGGTATGCTCGGGCCGCTTCGAGCGCGGCATGAAGCTGCTGCACGTGTCGGCCGGCAAGACCGTGGCGATCAACAATGCCATCACCTTCATGGCGCAGGACCGCAACACCACCGAGGAAGCGTACGCCGGCGACATCATCGGCGTGCCCAACCACGGCACCATCCGCCTGGGCGATGTCTTCACCGAGGGCGAGCCGCTCAAGTTCACCGGCATCCCCTCGTTCGCGCCCGAGTTCTTCCGCCGCGCGCGCCTGAACAACCCGCTCAAGGTCAAGCAATTGCAGAAGGGTTTGCAGCAACTGGCGGAAGAGGGCGCCACCCAGATGTTCCGCCCGCTCGCCTCGAACGACCTGGTGCTGGGCGCGGTCGGCATCCTGCAGTTCGATGTGGTGGCGCACCGGCTGGAGCATGAGTACGGCGTCGATGCCATCTTCGAATCGCATGAATGCGCCACCGCGCGCTGGCTCAGGGGCGACTCGGCGGAGATCGAAAAGCTGATCGCCAAGGCCGGACACAACGTTGCGCTGGATGGCGCGGGCGACCACGTCTACCTGGCGCCCAGCATGGTCAACCTGCGGCTGACGCAGGAACGTTTCCCGAACCTGCAGTTTTTGGAGACGCGCGAGATCGTGTGA
- a CDS encoding MFS transporter, with amino-acid sequence MSSPATVPAAEPDSVFGDAVFRRYWFARLCTTIGYQIFTVAVGWQMYDLTRDPLMLGMVGLVQFLPSVVLILMSGHVADRFDRRRIVRTCQSIEALLAGGMAVASLTGWIDSHHIFLFVALIGATRAFENPTLQALLPSVVTPRQLPRAVALASSAGQTAIIIGPAIGGFAYVAGPDVVYALSATLFTIAAVLVSGIRLRQAAQRLTAPVSVRTVFAGFTYIRGRPVLLGAISLDLFAVLLGGAAALLPIYARDILHTGPWGLGLLRSSPAIGALAMALWLARNPLNRRAGRIMFGAVALFGVATVVFGVSTWLPLSMAALVVLGASDMISVVVRSTLVQLDTPDDMRGRVGAVNSVFIGASNQLGEFESGVTAALLGPVGAVILGGVGTLLVVAVWMRLFPALASRDKLHDHPT; translated from the coding sequence ATGTCTTCCCCTGCCACCGTCCCGGCCGCCGAGCCGGACAGCGTCTTCGGCGACGCCGTTTTTCGCCGCTACTGGTTCGCGCGCCTGTGCACCACCATCGGCTACCAGATCTTTACCGTGGCGGTGGGTTGGCAGATGTACGACCTGACGCGCGACCCGCTGATGCTCGGCATGGTTGGCCTGGTGCAGTTCCTGCCCTCGGTGGTGCTGATCCTGATGTCGGGCCACGTGGCCGACCGCTTCGACCGGCGCCGCATCGTGCGTACCTGCCAGTCGATCGAGGCGCTGCTGGCCGGGGGCATGGCGGTGGCGAGCCTGACCGGCTGGATCGACAGCCACCATATCTTTCTCTTTGTCGCGCTGATCGGCGCCACGCGCGCGTTCGAGAACCCGACGCTGCAGGCGCTGCTACCCAGCGTGGTGACGCCGCGCCAGTTGCCGCGCGCGGTGGCGCTGGCGAGTTCGGCCGGACAGACCGCCATCATCATCGGCCCGGCCATTGGCGGCTTTGCCTATGTGGCGGGGCCGGACGTGGTCTACGCGCTGAGCGCGACGCTGTTCACCATCGCCGCCGTGCTGGTCAGCGGTATCCGGCTGCGCCAGGCCGCGCAGCGCCTGACCGCACCGGTCAGCGTGCGCACGGTCTTTGCCGGTTTTACCTATATCCGCGGCCGGCCGGTGCTGCTCGGCGCGATCTCGCTGGACCTGTTCGCGGTGTTGCTGGGCGGCGCCGCGGCGCTGCTGCCGATCTATGCGCGTGACATCCTGCACACCGGTCCGTGGGGCCTGGGTCTGCTGCGCTCCTCACCCGCAATCGGCGCGCTGGCAATGGCGCTGTGGCTGGCGCGAAACCCGCTGAACCGGCGTGCCGGACGCATCATGTTCGGCGCGGTGGCGCTGTTTGGCGTGGCCACCGTGGTGTTCGGTGTGTCGACCTGGCTGCCGTTGTCGATGGCGGCGCTGGTGGTGCTGGGTGCCTCCGACATGATCAGCGTGGTGGTGCGCTCCACGCTGGTCCAGCTCGATACCCCGGACGACATGCGCGGGCGCGTCGGTGCCGTCAATTCGGTGTTCATCGGCGCATCAAACCAGCTGGGCGAGTTCGAGTCCGGCGTTACCGCGGCGCTGCTGGGACCGGTGGGCGCGGTGATCCTGGGCGGCGTCGGCACGCTGCTGGTGGTGGCGGTGTGGATGCGGCTGTTCCCGGCGCTGGCCTCGCGCGACAAGCTGCACGACCATCCGACCTGA